The following coding sequences lie in one Helicobacter sp. MIT 21-1697 genomic window:
- a CDS encoding DUF5408 family protein translates to MREEESQKIAKRAIKIALLCVFITLLLSLINIYILINQISATAAMSKEIKVLQEKVGIQRQMP, encoded by the coding sequence ATGAGAGAAGAAGAATCGCAAAAAATCGCAAAAAGAGCTATAAAAATCGCTTTGCTCTGTGTATTTATCACTTTGCTTTTAAGTCTTATTAATATTTACATATTGATTAATCAAATCAGTGCCACAGCAGCGATGAGTAAAGAAATCAAGGTGCTACAAGAAAAAGTAGGCATACAGAGACAAATGCCTTAG